The following coding sequences are from one Trueperaceae bacterium window:
- the lysS gene encoding homocitrate synthase, producing MTPSWQLIDSTLREGEQFARGNFTIEQKIDVAKSLDAFGVEHIELTTPVASPASRKTCEAISALGLNAKVLTHIRANLEDAKMAVECGVDGVDILFGTSSELRTFSHGHSVPEIIERGLEVISYVKKHGLSVRFSSEDTFRSDRADLLAVYIAVSQAHVDRVGLADTVGIATPSQVRELVADVRGVVGCDIEFHGHNDTGCAIANAFEAVRAGATHVDVSILGIGERNGITPLGGFLARMYTLNSNALASRYDLKMLPELDALISEITGITIPFNNYLTGPYAYNHKAGIHLKAIYLNPGSYEVIPPEAFGVERRLQIGSRLTGRHAIARRAADLNITLDEEAIRSVTQSVKALADNGDLSTDEVDNLLLKAHGRNVE from the coding sequence GTGACCCCAAGTTGGCAACTAATTGACTCCACCCTCCGCGAAGGAGAACAGTTTGCTCGTGGTAACTTTACGATAGAGCAAAAAATAGACGTAGCCAAATCATTGGATGCGTTCGGGGTTGAACACATAGAGCTGACAACGCCAGTAGCGTCTCCCGCCTCCAGGAAAACTTGTGAGGCCATATCTGCCCTTGGGCTGAACGCTAAGGTTCTCACCCATATTCGGGCCAATCTTGAGGACGCTAAAATGGCTGTGGAATGCGGTGTGGACGGAGTCGATATTTTGTTTGGCACCTCATCAGAATTACGTACGTTCAGTCACGGGCACTCAGTTCCCGAAATTATTGAACGGGGCCTAGAGGTTATCAGCTACGTTAAAAAACACGGTCTTTCGGTTCGCTTCTCCTCTGAAGACACTTTCCGGAGTGACCGGGCTGATTTACTTGCGGTTTACATAGCAGTAAGCCAAGCCCATGTTGACCGAGTAGGTCTGGCTGATACAGTCGGCATAGCTACCCCTTCCCAGGTCCGAGAATTGGTTGCCGATGTCCGAGGTGTAGTTGGTTGTGACATCGAGTTTCATGGGCATAATGACACGGGCTGCGCCATCGCTAATGCTTTTGAAGCTGTACGCGCTGGAGCCACTCACGTAGATGTAAGCATTCTTGGTATAGGAGAACGAAATGGGATTACGCCTCTAGGTGGATTTCTAGCAAGAATGTACACTTTAAACTCAAACGCATTAGCCTCTCGCTATGACCTAAAGATGCTTCCAGAATTAGACGCGTTAATTTCGGAAATAACAGGCATCACTATCCCCTTTAACAACTATCTGACGGGACCTTACGCCTATAACCACAAAGCTGGTATCCACTTAAAAGCAATCTACCTCAATCCGGGCAGTTATGAAGTCATACCTCCAGAAGCTTTCGGCGTCGAGCGCCGGCTTCAAATTGGTAGTCGTCTGACCGGCCGGCATGCCATAGCACGCCGGGCTGCGGACCTAAATATTACGTTAGATGAAGAGGCTATCCGTTCGGTAACGCAATCAGTCAAAGCCCTCGCTGATAATGGCGACCTATCCACCGATGAAGTTGACAATTTACTCCTTAAAGCACACGGAAGGAACGTTGAATGA
- a CDS encoding SsrA-binding protein: MALRNPRARYDFELLETFEAGLVLTGSEVKALRSGGGSITEAFARFSNDEIFLEGMHIPEYTQASYNNHPPLRSRKLLLRKDQIQRIRKGIQRQGLTMVPIQVSFRNGWAKVKVALARGRKKYDKRERDAKRDAQSQIDRAIKGLR; encoded by the coding sequence ATGGCGCTTCGAAATCCAAGAGCTCGATACGACTTTGAACTCCTGGAGACTTTTGAAGCTGGACTTGTCCTGACGGGGAGCGAGGTCAAGGCCCTAAGGTCCGGCGGCGGATCAATAACAGAAGCATTTGCTAGGTTCTCTAACGACGAGATTTTTCTGGAAGGGATGCATATTCCGGAATACACCCAAGCCAGTTACAATAATCATCCCCCTCTTCGATCTCGAAAACTACTTTTGCGGAAAGATCAAATTCAACGTATACGCAAAGGGATTCAACGCCAGGGACTGACGATGGTCCCCATCCAGGTGAGCTTCAGAAATGGTTGGGCCAAGGTGAAAGTCGCCTTAGCGCGTGGCAGAAAGAAATACGATAAGCGCGAACGAGACGCAAAGCGTGATGCCCAAAGCCAAATCGATCGCGCGATCAAGGGGCTTCGATAG
- a CDS encoding 3-isopropylmalate dehydratase large subunit (catalyzes the isomerization between 2-isopropylmalate and 3-isopropylmalate in leucine biosynthesis), with product MNNLPDLKGLTLAERILSVKAGHRITPGEIVVVPVDQVMVVDSIAPAVIKFIENDLGNKIANPDVISVVIDHVAPASTVQVATTQKAVRDFARDRGLRLFDVGRGICHQVLFEEGLAQPGWIVLGSDSHSTTYGAVCAFGTGMGASDIALSVATGRTWLRVPETVKVTFTGNRQPGVSAKDIALSVIKELRADGATYCSIEYHNTTTFSMSERLTLANLAVEAGAKVGLVVPDKLTKTAFKVPEWLIADPHARFHHEVVIDLDEIAPVISAPFAVDNVHDVKDVIGTKVDQVFVGTCTNGRLDDLQQVAKILKGKTVAEETRLLVIPASSKVLEAAVADGTIATLLSAGAILATPGCGPCMGRHMGVLAPGEVCVSTANRNFVGRMGSPDAKIFLASPATAAATAVAGHLVLPDSPGGHNAQ from the coding sequence ATGAATAACTTGCCAGACCTCAAAGGCTTAACCCTGGCTGAACGAATCCTCTCAGTAAAAGCCGGTCATCGGATTACACCTGGAGAAATTGTGGTTGTTCCAGTTGACCAAGTGATGGTTGTCGATTCTATAGCCCCAGCGGTAATCAAATTTATCGAAAATGATTTGGGAAATAAAATTGCCAACCCTGACGTAATCTCAGTGGTAATAGATCACGTGGCTCCAGCTTCGACAGTGCAAGTCGCGACCACACAAAAGGCAGTAAGAGATTTCGCTAGAGACCGTGGGCTCCGCCTCTTCGATGTTGGGCGAGGAATTTGCCATCAGGTGTTGTTTGAGGAAGGCTTAGCTCAGCCCGGTTGGATTGTCCTGGGCTCTGACTCGCATTCCACCACTTACGGAGCCGTGTGTGCTTTTGGAACGGGAATGGGGGCAAGCGACATAGCGCTTTCCGTAGCGACTGGACGAACCTGGCTTCGGGTACCAGAAACCGTAAAAGTAACCTTTACCGGGAATCGGCAACCGGGGGTTTCCGCCAAAGACATAGCGCTTTCTGTCATCAAAGAACTTCGGGCCGACGGAGCAACTTACTGTAGTATCGAGTACCACAACACTACAACCTTTTCGATGTCGGAAAGGCTTACACTAGCTAATTTAGCTGTCGAAGCCGGCGCTAAAGTGGGCTTGGTAGTTCCGGATAAATTAACTAAAACCGCTTTTAAAGTGCCGGAGTGGTTAATTGCCGACCCTCACGCGCGGTTTCACCATGAAGTGGTAATCGATTTGGACGAAATAGCCCCTGTTATTTCGGCACCCTTTGCGGTAGACAACGTACATGACGTCAAGGATGTGATCGGGACCAAGGTAGACCAAGTATTCGTGGGTACCTGCACAAACGGACGCCTAGACGACCTTCAACAAGTTGCGAAGATATTAAAGGGCAAAACAGTAGCGGAAGAAACTCGTCTTTTAGTCATTCCGGCCAGCTCAAAAGTTCTAGAGGCCGCCGTAGCTGATGGCACAATAGCAACTTTGCTATCAGCTGGAGCTATCCTTGCTACTCCAGGCTGTGGACCTTGTATGGGTCGTCACATGGGTGTTCTCGCGCCTGGTGAAGTCTGTGTTTCCACAGCCAATAGAAATTTTGTTGGCCGCATGGGTAGCCCAGACGCAAAAATTTTCCTAGCCAGTCCGGCTACGGCTGCTGCCACCGCGGTGGCCGGTCACCTCGTTTTACCCGACTCCCCTGGAGGACATAATGCCCAATAA
- a CDS encoding aspartate--tRNA ligase yields the protein MHRSHGCGELSEEQVGSTVNLLGWVNSRRDLGGLIFLEIRDSTGMVQVVVEPGEKTFDAAEVLRNEYVVEIAGVLRLRPEKQRSSKHPTGGVEVVADSVSTLSEAETPPFVIDANIKGQAVSEDLRLKHRYLDLRRSEASRPIRLRHSVSKAIWDFLDAEGFVQVETPLLTQSTPEGARDYLVPSRQQPGSFYALPQSPQLYKQMLMMAGFEKYFQIARCFRDEDLRADRQPDFTQLDIELSFVEQEDVLDLNERLMQYVIRETTGETLQIPFQRIDYQRAMDDYGTDKPDFRNPLVLTDFTEAFKHTTFAGFAKTIENNGVIKGLVLRGAQFSRKQIAGLEEIAKSSGASGLGWVRAENEGFRGSLAKALSPSEAEAITHDLPDGGLVLLVAGSWKVACNAMGAVRQSVAELLDLVDQNSNTLAFGWVVDFPLLEPEDDGSFTYMHHPFTRVHNDDVHLLETQPKLARSLAYDLVLNGVEVGGGSLRIHQATQQQRMFEILGFSPEEISERFGFFIDALKYGAPPHGGIAWGLDRLVMLLSGVASLRDVIAFPKNQNGSDPLTGAPSLVDRSQVQQLGLSITNNTPEE from the coding sequence TTGCATCGTAGTCATGGTTGTGGGGAGCTTTCCGAAGAGCAGGTCGGATCTACCGTCAACTTATTGGGTTGGGTGAACAGTAGGCGTGATCTCGGGGGCCTTATTTTCCTCGAGATACGCGATTCAACCGGTATGGTTCAGGTAGTAGTTGAACCAGGAGAAAAGACGTTCGATGCTGCTGAAGTTCTTCGAAATGAATATGTGGTGGAGATTGCCGGTGTTTTGCGGCTTCGGCCCGAGAAACAACGCTCGTCAAAACACCCAACCGGGGGTGTTGAGGTGGTGGCTGATTCCGTTAGTACTTTATCAGAGGCAGAGACTCCTCCCTTCGTAATTGACGCCAACATTAAGGGCCAAGCTGTATCTGAAGATCTTCGCTTAAAGCATCGATATTTGGATTTACGCAGATCAGAAGCCTCAAGGCCCATAAGGCTTCGACACTCTGTTAGTAAAGCAATTTGGGATTTCCTGGACGCGGAGGGATTTGTTCAGGTTGAGACTCCCCTGTTAACCCAATCCACCCCTGAAGGAGCACGCGATTATCTCGTACCATCTCGACAGCAACCGGGAAGTTTTTATGCTCTACCGCAATCACCCCAACTCTACAAACAAATGTTGATGATGGCTGGGTTCGAAAAATACTTCCAAATCGCGCGGTGTTTTAGAGACGAAGATCTTCGGGCCGACAGACAACCGGATTTTACTCAATTGGATATTGAACTATCGTTCGTAGAACAGGAAGACGTTCTGGATCTGAATGAACGTCTTATGCAATATGTAATAAGGGAAACAACCGGAGAAACGCTCCAAATACCTTTCCAGCGTATCGACTATCAACGAGCTATGGACGACTACGGAACGGACAAGCCGGATTTTAGGAATCCTTTGGTGCTAACTGATTTTACAGAAGCTTTTAAACATACAACTTTTGCGGGATTTGCGAAAACAATAGAGAATAATGGTGTTATCAAGGGACTCGTGCTCCGAGGAGCCCAATTTAGCAGAAAGCAGATTGCAGGTCTCGAAGAAATCGCGAAAAGTAGCGGAGCCTCGGGACTCGGCTGGGTCCGCGCCGAAAATGAAGGTTTCCGCGGGTCACTAGCCAAAGCGTTGAGCCCGTCCGAGGCAGAAGCCATTACGCACGATTTACCAGACGGAGGCCTGGTTTTACTGGTAGCTGGGAGCTGGAAGGTAGCGTGTAATGCTATGGGCGCAGTCCGACAATCGGTGGCCGAACTACTCGACCTTGTTGACCAAAATAGCAATACGCTTGCTTTCGGTTGGGTGGTAGATTTTCCTCTCTTGGAACCCGAGGATGACGGTTCGTTCACCTATATGCATCACCCGTTTACACGGGTGCATAATGATGACGTGCATTTACTTGAGACCCAACCAAAACTGGCTAGGTCTTTGGCTTACGACTTGGTCTTAAATGGGGTCGAAGTTGGCGGTGGCTCCCTCCGCATTCATCAAGCTACTCAACAGCAAAGAATGTTTGAAATTCTTGGGTTCTCTCCCGAAGAAATATCAGAGAGATTCGGATTTTTCATAGACGCTTTGAAGTACGGAGCTCCACCTCATGGTGGGATCGCATGGGGCCTAGATAGATTGGTGATGCTTCTTAGTGGTGTAGCTAGTCTACGTGACGTTATTGCTTTCCCCAAAAACCAAAATGGTTCTGATCCGCTTACCGGGGCCCCTTCCCTTGTAGACCGGTCTCAAGTACAACAACTTGGCCTTTCCATTACCAACAACACACCCGAAGAGTGA
- a CDS encoding asparagine--tRNA ligase → MENINQLTTRIGEAVTVSGWISGARSSGQIAFLNLRDGTGFVQAVVTLDRVGESVFNAAKDLTREASLVLQGTVQKDPRSPTGVEISVSDLKVISRTDNYPITPKPHGPDFLFESRHLHVRHRGPWASLRIRDTFLRGLQDFFAERGFIRFDTPIFMPTAVEGTSDLFAVDVFGNNELYLSQSGQLYAEAGALAHGKVYTLGPVFRAEKSKTRKHLLEFWMVEPEVAFLEHEGNMQLQEELLCYLLNRIIEERPEELDILQREVGPLQTAATGPYPRISYDEAINILKKQNFAISWGDDLGAPHETALSKLYDRPLIIKDWPTSSKAFYMEPFENDATRVKANDVIAPEGYGEIIGGSQRIHDLDLLESRIRENNLPLDAFDWYLDLRRYGSVPHSGFGLGIERTLAWVTGASHLRDTIPFPRMLNRLYP, encoded by the coding sequence ATGGAAAACATCAATCAACTTACAACCAGAATCGGAGAAGCTGTAACTGTTTCTGGTTGGATTAGCGGAGCCCGTAGCAGCGGACAAATAGCCTTCCTTAACCTTCGGGATGGGACAGGTTTTGTTCAAGCCGTAGTCACATTAGATCGGGTTGGAGAAAGCGTGTTTAACGCTGCCAAAGATTTAACACGAGAAGCCTCGTTGGTTCTACAAGGAACGGTCCAAAAAGATCCGCGCTCCCCGACAGGGGTAGAAATTAGCGTATCAGATCTCAAGGTAATATCCCGAACCGACAACTACCCTATTACTCCCAAACCCCACGGTCCTGATTTCTTGTTCGAATCCCGCCATCTTCATGTTCGCCACCGCGGACCTTGGGCTTCTCTTCGCATAAGAGATACTTTTCTTCGGGGCCTTCAGGACTTTTTCGCTGAGCGCGGGTTCATTCGCTTTGATACTCCGATTTTTATGCCGACAGCGGTTGAAGGGACGTCTGATCTTTTTGCCGTAGATGTTTTTGGAAACAATGAACTATACCTTTCTCAATCAGGCCAGCTTTATGCTGAGGCAGGAGCTTTGGCGCACGGTAAGGTTTATACACTCGGCCCCGTTTTTCGAGCCGAGAAGAGCAAGACACGCAAGCATCTTCTCGAGTTTTGGATGGTAGAGCCGGAAGTAGCGTTCCTTGAACATGAAGGTAACATGCAACTTCAGGAAGAGTTACTTTGTTACCTCCTTAATAGGATTATCGAAGAGCGCCCCGAAGAGCTAGATATCCTCCAACGCGAAGTTGGGCCACTTCAGACAGCGGCTACTGGGCCTTACCCTCGTATCAGCTATGACGAAGCGATCAACATTCTGAAAAAACAAAACTTCGCTATATCTTGGGGAGATGATCTCGGGGCTCCCCACGAGACAGCCTTGAGCAAACTCTACGATCGTCCTTTAATTATTAAGGATTGGCCTACCAGTAGCAAAGCGTTTTATATGGAACCTTTCGAAAATGATGCGACTCGGGTAAAAGCTAATGACGTTATTGCGCCAGAGGGTTACGGAGAAATTATAGGCGGGTCCCAAAGGATCCACGACTTAGATTTGCTAGAAAGTAGAATCCGTGAAAATAACCTTCCGCTAGATGCTTTTGATTGGTACCTGGATCTCCGTAGATATGGCAGTGTTCCCCATTCTGGTTTCGGCCTTGGAATAGAACGAACCTTAGCCTGGGTTACTGGGGCATCGCACTTGCGGGACACGATCCCGTTCCCGCGAATGCTAAATAGGCTTTATCCTTAA
- a CDS encoding histidine--tRNA ligase, translated as MELQAVKGTKDILPDQQFNWERLLLDVGTVFRRAGVGKISIPIFEHSEIFFRSAGESSDLVVQKEMYTFEDRGSRSLTLRPEFTGGVLRAFHEHGMASLPSPVKLWSHGPVFRGEQVQRGRQRQFHQVNYEVLGIEDPLVDAEAISLAYDCLRACGLTGLTVSLGSVGDPEDREKYNAYLRKSLTPFREQLSEASRNRLDLNPLRIWDSKIEEDQQIIKQFEPPLEGLSDKSKRHHLDVTKYLTDWCIPFTIDPTIVRGLDYYRKTAFEIRHHGIGAQNTILGGGRYDGLLANLGGADTAGIGWAFGVERVLDALKGKDSHTPPVEKPDLYLVPLDDLAVSEVANTARSLRESFTVLHAYRVRKPAKGLREASRIHSPLVGLRGEAERGQGTYTVKDLESGKQVNIVESELKEYLISCAAGKNEES; from the coding sequence TTCCAGATCAACAATTTAACTGGGAAAGGCTTTTGCTGGACGTAGGTACAGTTTTTCGCCGCGCTGGTGTTGGCAAAATTTCAATACCCATCTTCGAACACAGTGAGATTTTCTTCAGGTCAGCTGGGGAAAGTTCGGATTTAGTTGTGCAAAAAGAAATGTACACATTTGAGGACCGTGGGTCACGCTCGTTAACGCTCAGGCCTGAATTTACTGGGGGTGTGCTAAGAGCATTTCATGAACACGGTATGGCAAGTTTACCGTCCCCGGTCAAGTTATGGTCACATGGGCCCGTATTCCGCGGGGAGCAGGTACAACGCGGTCGACAGCGGCAATTTCATCAAGTCAATTACGAAGTTTTGGGAATCGAAGATCCACTTGTAGATGCCGAGGCCATTAGCCTTGCTTATGACTGTCTTCGGGCATGTGGTTTGACGGGGCTGACAGTCAGCTTGGGTTCGGTCGGCGATCCTGAGGATCGTGAAAAATATAATGCTTACCTTCGCAAAAGCCTAACGCCATTTCGTGAACAATTATCTGAAGCTAGCCGCAACCGGTTAGATTTGAACCCCCTTAGGATTTGGGACAGTAAAATTGAGGAAGACCAGCAGATAATAAAACAATTTGAACCTCCTCTTGAAGGGCTATCAGATAAGTCTAAACGTCATCACCTTGATGTAACGAAATACCTTACTGATTGGTGCATCCCGTTTACGATCGATCCTACGATAGTCCGAGGGCTCGATTACTACAGGAAAACTGCGTTCGAAATTCGCCATCATGGGATTGGTGCCCAAAACACCATTTTAGGTGGGGGACGATACGATGGACTTTTAGCCAATCTCGGCGGAGCTGACACAGCAGGTATTGGTTGGGCCTTTGGTGTGGAAAGGGTCTTAGATGCACTTAAGGGGAAAGACTCGCACACGCCACCAGTAGAAAAACCAGATCTTTATTTGGTGCCGTTAGATGATCTCGCAGTATCCGAGGTTGCTAATACGGCTCGTTCCCTAAGAGAAAGCTTTACAGTTCTCCACGCATACCGGGTAAGGAAGCCTGCAAAAGGACTTCGGGAAGCTAGCCGAATTCACTCTCCGCTCGTCGGTTTGCGGGGAGAAGCTGAACGAGGACAAGGCACTTACACTGTTAAAGATCTAGAGTCTGGGAAGCAAGTTAATATTGTCGAAAGCGAACTTAAAGAATATTTAATTAGCTGCGCGGCCGGGAAGAATGAGGAGTCGTAG
- a CDS encoding homoaconitate hydratase (catalyzes the formation of homoisocitrate from cis-homoaconitate): protein MPNNNITSKGSNQIWKFGDAINTDDILPGKYAPLMVGEENYHKYTFAHLRPEFAETVQPGDVLVGGWNWGLGSSREYAPSALKKLGVAGIIAKSFARIHFRNLINLGIPAIAGPEIVDFFQDHDPISFDPINGYVTVANTDYRLPPLGAFAEEILKAGSLMEHFRQHNRFPGE, encoded by the coding sequence ATGCCCAATAACAATATAACCTCCAAAGGGAGCAATCAAATATGGAAATTCGGTGACGCTATTAATACCGACGATATTCTCCCAGGAAAATATGCCCCATTGATGGTCGGTGAGGAAAACTATCACAAATACACGTTCGCCCATCTCCGACCAGAATTTGCAGAGACGGTCCAACCGGGAGACGTTCTTGTGGGAGGATGGAACTGGGGATTAGGATCTAGCAGAGAATACGCCCCAAGTGCACTAAAAAAACTCGGAGTTGCAGGAATAATTGCTAAAAGTTTCGCACGAATTCACTTCCGCAATCTAATAAATCTCGGTATTCCTGCCATTGCCGGCCCGGAAATCGTTGACTTTTTCCAGGATCACGATCCTATATCCTTTGACCCGATTAATGGTTATGTGACCGTAGCTAATACCGATTATAGACTTCCCCCACTGGGTGCCTTTGCAGAAGAAATATTAAAAGCTGGTTCTCTTATGGAGCACTTTCGACAACACAATCGGTTTCCTGGCGAATAA